From Spea bombifrons isolate aSpeBom1 chromosome 6, aSpeBom1.2.pri, whole genome shotgun sequence, a single genomic window includes:
- the LOC128500489 gene encoding ankyrin repeat and SOCS box protein 2-like, with protein sequence MKQMGFYISSLSRAPCTKSQVRHYQVAPSYNYKWTDIHYEASRGNVEKLRQLLTTSDKELVDRKDYYGKTPLYWAAYKGQRTSMELLLQHGASVNSCCKHGGTPLHAAIGLFPDCALLLIQYGADVNLQDNWGVTPMYLAACSGQLECIRLLVQAGAAITYKNKKTGLPPKRLASQVAFIGWIESNIHQPRSLKHLSRLRIRSSLGPQRLKAIRTFNLPQSLKCYLMFEDLVLQENL encoded by the exons ATGAAACAGATGGGTTTCTATATCAGCTCCTTGTCCCGGGCCCCCTGCACCAAGAGCCAGGTGAGGCATTACCAGGTGGCCCCCAGCTACAACTACAAATGGACAGACATCCACTACGAGGCCAGCAGGGGCAACGTGGAGAAGCTTCGCCAGCTGCTGACCACCTCAG ACAAAGAGCTGGTGGATCGGAAGGATTACTATGGTAAGACCCCATTGTACTGGGCAGCCTATAAAGGACAAAGGACTTCCATGGAGCTGCTGCTGCAACACGGTGCAAGCGTGAATAGCTGCTGTAAACATGGCGGAACCCCGTTACACGCCGCCATCGGGCTATTCCCAGATTGTGCTCTCTTATTGATACAG TACGGAGCCGACGTTAACCTCCAGGACAACTGGGGAGTCACGCCAATGTACCTGGCGGCATGCAGCGGCCAACTGGAGTGTATTCGGCTCTTGGTGCAAGCAGGAGCTGCCATCACGTACAAGAACAAG AAAACAGGATTACCACCCAAGCGCCTTGCTTCCCAAGTTGCGTTTATTGGCTGGATCGAGTCCAACATCCATCAGCCTCGCTCGCTGAAGCATCTCAGCCGCCTGAGGATACGTTCGAGTTTGGGACCCCAGAGGCTCAAAGCCATTAGGACCTTTAACTTGCCGCAATCACTGAAGTGCTATCTCATGTTTGAGGATCTAGTTCTGCAGGAAAACCTCTAG